CAAAAAGCAATGTTATCTAAAGCACTTTGATAGTTTTGTCCCGGGATACCAACCATGAAAAATAAGTCGATCTTCGCACAGCCGTAGTTCAAAGCGTGTTGTAAGGTTTCAATAATTTTTTTGTTTGTACATGGCAGCTTGCCGTTTAGGCGCCGTAAATTTTCATCCGATGTTTCAAGTGTTAATTCAATGCTGTATTTAGGAATAGCATCCTGCAGCTGTTTAAAGAACTTCTCATCAGCAAATTGGAACAGCTCAAACACAATTTCATTTTTCAAATCCATTTTTTTCAATCCGGATAAAAATTCATTTACATATTCCGGACCACCTTGTCGGATATCATTCAATAGAAAAATCGGAGCACGGCTGAATCTTTGAATAAGGGCGATATCATTTAACATTTTTTGAGGTGATTTCATTACAATTCTTTTTCGATTGCAATTTAAATCATAGGCAGTACGAGAACCTCCGCAAATCAAACAATTATATGTACATCCCTTTGAAGTTAATAACGCGGTATTAGGATATTGTAGCCATCCTTTATACGGTAACGGATCTAGAAGGTTTCCATATTTAAAAACAGAACGAATAATATACCAGGTAACCAGGATGCTCAAACTCGTCCAAATCGTCCGGAACATAGGTAATTGGGTTAAAGTGATACTCCCCATCTTTTTTCCATGTTAAGTTCGGGATTGCAGAAAAGTCCTTATGTTTAAGTTCTAAACGATTCAACAACATGAGCAATGGCTTTTCTGTTGTATCGCCACGCATAACGAAATCTATTTCAGGATATTCAATTAGTTCCTTATGGAAATAAGTTGAGGACAAACCGCCAAATATGACCGGAACATTGGGGTGTAGCTTTTTTACTACCCTCGCAAGCTCAACACTTCCATGAGCATGTGGCAACCAATGTAAATCGATACCAAATGCCTTTGTTTTAATTTTCTTTAGTTTTTTCTCGACGTCAAAATTAGGATCTAATAGCATCCTGTTTGCTACATTGATGATTTTCACCTTTAAGCCAAAGCGCTCTAAATAGTCTCCAATACTCGTTAACCCAATTGGATACATTTCAAAAACTGGCGATGAAGGGACGACGTCACTGATGGGACCGGTAAAGATCATTTCCTTCCGAAAATCATAGACTGTCGGCGGATGCAACAGGACCAGGTCATAAATCATTGGATCACCCTCTTATAGAAAGTTATTAGGAATCTACTGTTTTCCTTAAATTTACTATACTCTACAAGGGTACAAAAAGCAGTGAACATTCCTTGAAATATTTTCCAACCCAACTAGTGTTTTTACCTTAATTACCTCCTTAATTGTTTTAACCCTTTTTTTAGGCATACAAAATTATCCCACCTTTGCAAAAAGTGGGATATCATAATTGAATATTTATAGTGTATATGATAGTTAAAAGCCAAATTCTGTTGCGAGCGTTTCTCTTACCTGATTTTGCAGGAACATTCTTCTAATTTTACCACTAGCAGTCATTGGAAATTCATCCATAACAAGCAGCTTTTGAGGTATTTTATGGTTAGGTACCAAGGGTTTTATATATTCTAATAGAGACTCTGCATCCAAAACACAATTTGGTTTCAATTTGACACATGCGCAGGATATTTCACCAATAGCTGTATCGGGTAAACCAACGACGATGACCTCTAAAACGTCCGGGTTCGAATAAAGAACCTCTTCTATTTCGCGTGAATTCATAGTAAAACCCCCTCATTTTCAAATGACATTTTAATTTTTAGAATATTCTGTACTTTATTATACTATCTTTAATTAAAAATGAAAACGCTTTATTGTACAATTTTTAAGAGTGTATAAAAAAACGCCTGGCACAGTCTAAAATGTCTGTTAATAACGGTACACTTCAGTCTGGACAGGCTGTTTTTTCTGTTAATAATGTGATTTACGGATAGAACACCGAAATTTACGGATAAAACTTTAGAATCTTCGGATAGCACTCCAGAATTTACGGATAAAACTCTACTATCCTCGGATAGAACCCCGAAATCCTTGGATAGTGCTCCTGAATCCTCGGATAGAACCCCGAAATTCTCAGATAGTGCTCCTAAACCCACTGAACGAGCTCCTAACTCTTAGCCAAATGCAAATTAGTCCATAAAAATCTCACGAATATCCTCTTCGGTCAGGAGAGAGGTACTGTTCGAATCAGACTCAATTAACTCTTCAATTAAATGGCGCTTCTTTTGTTGAAGTTCATTCATTTTTTCTTCGATTGTCCCTCTCGCTACTAGCTTAATAACTTGAACCACATTTTTTTGACCGATGCGGTGCGCCCGGTCAGCTGCTTGAGCTTCAACAGCTGGATTCCACCACAGATCATATAAAATAACCGTATCTGCACCGGTTAGGTTAAGTCCGGTTCCCCCAGCTTTTAATGAAATTAAAAAGATGTCTCGTTCACCATTATTAAAGCGGTGGCAAAGTTCCACGCGTTCAGCAGAAGGAGTTTGACCATCCAAGTAGAAAAAGGATTCACCCTGGGAATTTAATTCCTTGCTAATGAATTGGAGCATTTTCGTAAATTGTGAGAAAATAAGTACCCTTCTTCCGGATAGCTTGGATTCAGTTAATATTTGCAGCAGTTGCTCAAATTTTGCTGAGCTTCCTTTATATCCTTCGACAAACAATGCTGGATGACAGCAAAGTTGCCGAAGTCTCAGTCAACCCTGCAAGAATCTTAATGCGATTCTTTTGCAACGTGTCTTTATCTAAATGCTTCAACGTATCTTCCCTAAGCTTCGCAAGGTAAGCACCATACAGCTTTTTTTGATCAGGAAATAGCTCGACCACTTCTAATGTCTCTATTTTGTTCGGTAGTTCCTCCAATACATCCTCTTTTGAACGTCGAAGTAAAAACGGACGTATTTTCCGAGAAATCCCCTTATTTGTTAGCTTGCTATACTCTTTTAAGCCGAGAAATAACTCAGGAAACACGACATGATAAATCGCCCAAAGCTCCTCGATTGAATTTTCGATTGGAGTTCCTGTGAGAGCGAAGCGGTGGTTCGCTTGGACCCTTTTCACAGCCCGAGCAGTTTGGGTAACAGGATTCTTAAAGGCTTGGGCTTCATCAAAAAAGACGGTATGAAACTGCTGTTGTTCAAACCATTTAATATCCCGCCGCAATAATGGATAGGAAATTATCACAACATCATAATTCATCAAATCACTTTGTTGCTTTTCTCGTTGATCTTTACTGCCATCGATAACGATTGCAGCAAGTTCAGGCGAGAATTTCCTGATTTCATTGAGCCAATTGTACGTAAGGGACGCAGGGCAAATAATCAGAACAGGCTGCTTGCGTTCTCTAATCGCTGCTACCTCTGAGGCAATGTAGCTAATGCTCTGCAATGTTTTCCCTAAGCCCATACTATCTCCAAGAATTCCGCCAAATCCGTAGCTGGCCAAGGTTTTCAGCCATTTATAGCCTAATTTTTGATAATCTCGTAAAATAGGCTCAAGACTTTTAGGTACTTCCACCGCTAGTTTTTCCGGGTGAAGAAGTTCCTCTAAAAATTGCTGAAACGAATTTTCTGCTAGGAAGACATTACTATCCTCAATCGTATCAAGGAGCCTAAGCCCACGGATGATTGGGACATTTAAGGTACTGTCTATATCCTCTTTCTGTTCAGGTAAAGTATTAAGAAACTTTTTAACCGCCTCAAATTCTCGTGTTTCCAGTGACATAAGCGCTCCAGAAGGGACTCGATAATATTTACGTTTTTCCTCCAAAGCGGACAATACTTCACGAATATGCTTTTCGTGAACTCCATCAAACTCAAACTTGAACTCGAGCCAATTTGTTCGTTCTTTTCTCACCCTCACTCGAATTTTCGGTTGGGCATGTCCATTAAAAATGCGATTCCTCACTGCAGTAGTCACATAAATTTTTACAATTTTTTCAAGCTTCGGCACGATATGATACAAAAACTGATATTCCAGCTCCTCATTGTGTAAATAATACCCGCCTTCTGTCTTGGCAAAATCGCTGTCTTCCATCAGTTCAAGAATTTGCGTTTCTTTTGCTGAGTCACGGATAAATACATGTTGACTCGATGAATTTTGAGGCTCTAAAGGATTAATGATCACTTTTTCATAATGAAATTCCAGCCCAGCGAGTAAACGGTTTTTGACACGGTCTAAATAAAGCTTAGCAATCAATGGAGGATGATCAAGCTTTTCTATAACTTCACCTGAAAAACGAACTTCACCTAGTTTCTTTAAACCAGGTATGACTTTCTCTAGAAAAAATGACTGCTGTTGTTGATGAATCCTAATCTGCTTAGTACGCGAACCCGCCAATAATTGCTGGAAATAAGTTAATCTTTGACAGTCATCTTGATTTACTTTATAAAACTTTCCCTTAGCAAGTACCGCTAGATACGACTCCAAAATAAGAAGCTGTTGTAATCCATCAATTTTCATTACATACGTTGAATCACTACCCTCATCCAAATCAAATTGTAATGGAAGAGGTCCGTGTTCAATTTGGATACCTTCGTAAAGTGCATCCTGATATTCAAGCGCAATCTTAGGGATTTTACTTAAAAATGGCAACAGTCTTTCCCAAGCAGCTGGTGGGATTGCTAAAACAGCTTGGTCTATTTCATCGTTCATCGTGCTTTGGTTCATATTTGAAATAGTCATTTCATCTTCAATCAGTCTAGTCAATTGCTGAATTACCGCATCATTTTCAATTTGAAAACAATGAACACTGGGGTCATATTGCATCGTCGGTGATAAATCATATCCTTTTCCGGCCCCAACCATTTTCAAGAAGTAACGGATATTTTTAACCTTCACCGATCCAATCTTCATTTCGATTCCTAACATATTTATATCGTTTTCAAGTTTTATTGGTTTATATAGAAAACTAACATCGACCATCCTTCTATTTTCAAAGTGAAGCTGGCGTGCGCTACCACGTTGAGGTCGTGCAGTAAAAAGTTGAACAATATCATCTGCGATTACTTCATTATCTTGTACTGTCTGAATATTGTATGCTATCTGTGGTGTTGTTCCTTGTTGTTGATTTTCATAAAGTGACAGTAAAACAGCTGCAATATGCTGGCAGT
The DNA window shown above is from Bacillus sp. T3 and carries:
- a CDS encoding cobalamin-dependent protein (Presence of a B(12) (cobalamin)-binding domain implies dependence on cobalamin itself, in one of its several forms, or in some unusual lineages, dependence on a cobalamin-like analog.); amino-acid sequence: MIYDLVLLHPPTVYDFRKEMIFTGPISDVVPSSPVFEMYPIGLTSIGDYLERFGLKVKIINVANRMLLDPNFDVEKKLKKIKTKAFGIDLHWLPHAHGSVELARVVKKLHPNVPVIFGGLSSTYFHKELIEYPEIDFVMRGDTTEKPLLMLLNRLELKHKDFSAIPNLTWKKDGEYHFNPITYVPDDLDEFEHPGYLVYYSFCF
- a CDS encoding radical SAM protein — encoded protein: MGSITLTQLPMFRTIWTSLSILVTWYIIRSVFKYGNLLDPLPYKGWLQYPNTALLTSKGCTYNCLICGGSRTAYDLNCNRKRIVMKSPQKMLNDIALIQRFSRAPIFLLNDIRQGGPEYVNEFLSGLKKMDLKNEIVFELFQFADEKFFKQLQDAIPKYSIELTLETSDENLRRLNGKLPCTNKKIIETLQHALNYGCAKIDLFFMVGIPGQNYQSALDNIAFCEEVHKLCNEDPRLAYFVAPLSPFLDPGSPAFENPDKYGYKKIYSKLEEFRQAMLQPSWKYMLSYETDQMTREEIVKGTYDSALLLNQFKLKYGLIDQAAYDDIETKITKSLEFIDRIDGILELPEAQKEAGLAEIKREVIEVNRHSICGKNELKWETKKLYANFASLTVIGMELLIEEMIRNVKCQLGKVDRHKVTL
- a CDS encoding AMP-binding enzyme, producing the protein MNSREIEEVLYSNPDVLEVIVVGLPDTAIGEISCACVKLKPNCVLDAESLLEYIKPLVPNHKIPQKLLVMDEFPMTASGKIRRMFLQNQVRETLATEFGF